In Mercenaria mercenaria strain notata chromosome 13, MADL_Memer_1, whole genome shotgun sequence, a single window of DNA contains:
- the LOC128547925 gene encoding T-cell-specific guanine nucleotide triphosphate-binding protein 2-like gives MASLDDACVSSDDVGSSINEEEGFTKHIREYDNFRSFINEEELNSEMGNTTLHGLSSYIAKNFESWKDKKLIVGVTGKTGAGKSSLINALRGLKPRDKGAAAVGVSETTKTIQSYPYPGHDHVILKDYPGIGTQDFSKDDYMEKTKLLDSSVIVIVSSERFTENDLWIAKKAMEVHRNVLFVRTKIDTDLRNSREDDPDNFSEYTCMKIIRTGIESNIDKGKLDLQNYRDVIYLITSRDKTKYDFVSLVDKLKSLLSMKVKALCYLLYVHMEKTIKSKTETVEKEFIGRKVASVVTGFLPIPKLESTLDTYHVTKIFETCRERYCIDKASLKQFAEEVDMSEKDIENQLKSYSKEISDAKQLYSETEEMKWSFFEKYSKYTFPGLGMLYSAHKSPRTMQECLEKICKVMAEDELVLIKLRLRKLERDLMTN, from the exons ATGGCAAGTTTAGACGATGCGTGTGTTTCAAGTGACGATGTCGGTTCATCAATAAATGAGGAAGAAGGGTTTACAAAGCATATCAGGGAATATGAC aatttccgATCGTTCATAAATGAAGAAGAACTGAATTCAGAAATGGGGAATACTACTCTACATGGATTGAGTAGTTACATTGCTAAGAATTTTGAGTCTTGGAAAGACAAGAAACTGATTGTCGGTGTAACAGGTAAAACTGGTGCTGGAAAATCAAGTCTTATAAATGCTCTGAGAGGACTGAAACCCAGAGACAAAGGGGCGGCTGCAGTGGGTGTCTCAGAAACAACGAAAACAATACAGTCTTATCCATATCCAGGACATGACCATGTTATACTGAAAGACTATCCTGGAATTGGAACTCAAGACTTTTCAAAAGATGACTACATGGAGAAAACCAAACTGCTCGATTCCAGCGTAATTGTTATTGTGTCCAGTGAGCGCTTTACCGAAAATGATTTGTGGATAGCAAAGAAAGCTATGGAAGTCCATCGAAATGTTCTTTTCGTCCGGACAAAAATTGATACTGATCTACGTAACTCCAGAGAAGACGATCCAGATAATTTCAGTGAGTATACATGCATGAAAATTATCAGAACTGGCATAGAGAGCAATATAGACAAGGGTAAGTTAGATCTGCAAAATTATCGTGATGTTATTTACCTAATAACTTCACGGGACAAAACAAAATACGACTTTGTTTCTCTGGTGGATAAGCTTAAAAGTCTATTAAGCATGAAAGTGAAGGCTCTATGCTATCTTTTGTATGTGCACATGGAAAAaacaatcaaatcaaaaacagaaactGTTGAGAAAGAATTCATCGGTAGAAAGGTCGCGTCTGTAGTCACTGGATTTTTACCAATCCCAAAACTCGAGTCAACGCTGGACACGTACCATGTgactaaaatatttgaaacatgtcGAGAGAGATATTGTATCGACAAAGCCTCGTTAAAACAGTTTGCAGAAGAAGTTGATATGTCTGAGAAAGATATTGAAAACCAGCTGAAGTCGTATAGTAAAGAAATCAGTGATGCAAAACAGCTGTATTCAGAAACGGAGGAAATGAAATGGTCGTTCTTTGAAAAATATTCGAAGTATACGTTTCCGGGCCTTGGTATGCTTTACTCTGCACACAAGTCCCCTCGTACAATGCAAGAGTGTTTGGAAAAGATCTGTAAGGTTATGGCAGAGGATGAATTGGTTCTAATAAAACTAAGATTAAGAAAACTTGAACGAGATCTGATGACGAACTAA
- the LOC128547926 gene encoding kinesin-like protein unc-104: MNSQKIELHEPSIAQELCMIQNKNTTITIMPLSGQIRVNGMNITGQTTLKHQDRVFFSANNVFVLHNPVEERLLKQSGKVIKPVTFEMAQNEIGEHSNVQSKGYGWFRDEIAETLILTHEANAIALELNRGIRFEPVIVPAMVLGDKTKHSKASILILYAFRF, from the exons ATGAATTCACAAAAAATTGAACTGCATGAACcaag CATTGCACAAGAACTTTGTATGATACAGAACAAGAATACCACGATAACTATAATGCCGTTGAGTGGCCAGATAAGGGTTAACGGCATGAATATCACGGGACAAACAACTCTGAAACATCAGGACAG GGTTTTCTTCAGTGCAAACAATGTGTTTGTACTCCATAATCCCGTGGAGGAGAGACTGTTAAAACAATCTGGTAAAGTGATAAAACCTGTCACATTTGAGATGGCACAAAATGAAATTGGAGAACACAGTAATGTTCAGTCAAAAG GGTATGGCTGGTTTAGAGACGAAATCGCAGAGACGCTGATCCTAACTCACGAAGCAAATGCCATAGCGCTGGAACTGAATCGAGGAATAAGGTTCGAACCCGTTATAGTCCCAGCAATGGTTCTTGGAGATAAGACTAAACACTCGAAGGCGAGTATTCTGATATTATATGCATTTCGTTTTTAA